In the Gossypium arboreum isolate Shixiya-1 chromosome 10, ASM2569848v2, whole genome shotgun sequence genome, one interval contains:
- the LOC128282028 gene encoding tropomyosin-1-like produces MEVEKERKEKRKIEEDRDDLKEHYKKAQVSLRRAKIGGSSDQLQKEVQERKARAEYWEKKFQEMQSRNLALEEENKGLKSKIIELGRSLRWHRNHDSTVELKELKSKVENLEAALQEGKLQIEQLETQGDYLKGELHRFRGQIRERDHVMGEAIAQIREVAEYVQDLAVRADVLSMMCGSSSDI; encoded by the coding sequence ATGGaggttgagaaagaaagaaaggaaaagaggaaaattGAAGAGGATAGAGATGATTTGAAGGAACACTACAAAAAGGCACAGGTATCCTTGAGAAGAGCGAAAATAGGAGGGTCTTCAGATCAGTTGCAGAAAGAGGTCCAAGAAAGAAAGGCTAGAGCTGAGTACTGGGAGAAGAAGTTTCAGGAGATGCAATCACGGAATTTGGCATTAGAAGAAGAGAACAAAGGGTTGAAGTCTAAAAtaattgagcttggaagatcccttcgtTGGCATCGCAACCATGattctacggtcgagttaaaaGAGCTAAAGAGTAAAGTTGAAAATTTGGAAGCGGCATTGCAGGAAGGTAAACTTCAGATCGAGCAACTCGAGACGCAAGGAGATTATCTAAAGGGAGAGCTTCATCGGTTTAGAGGGCAGATTAGAGAAAGGGATCATGTCATGGGAGAAGCCATagctcagattcgagaggttgctgaatatgtgcaagacttggcaGTACGAGCCGATGTATTGAGTATGATGTGTGGGTCGTCGTCAGACATATAa